In Syntrophorhabdaceae bacterium, the genomic stretch TTCTTGATCATTCTATTGTATATATTTTTTCTGAATCCCGCAATCAGGAAGAAAATATGGACAACGTTTTTTTGTTATCGCTGAATACGTTTTGACAATAGCATATGTAATCTGATATAGGACTGTAAGCGGGCGAGAGAAAACAGGAATGTATAAAAAATGAAAGGAGCATAGCATGGAGTACCAGCATATCCTTACAAAGACCGGTGATGATTACGTCGGTGAGATCATATTGAACCGGCCGAAGCAGTGGAATGCCTTCAATACTGCCATGGCGAGCGAGCTCGACAGCGCGCTCAGAGAATTTGACAGGGACAGGAACGTCAGGGTTATTCTTCTGAAGGGTGCGGGCAAGGCATTTTGTGTGGGGATTGATGTAAGTGAATTCCCCGGGAAAACAGCCCTTGAATACCGCGACTGGATAGACCACATGGGCAAGGCCCTTGTTACAATGAGTCGCATCAGCAAGCCCGTTATCGCCCAGGTTCACGGCGTGGCGGCGGCTATCGGAGCAGGTCTCGTGGCTGCGGCGGACCTCGCTATTGTATCGGAGGATGCGAAGTTCGGCCTCACGGCG encodes the following:
- a CDS encoding enoyl-CoA hydratase-related protein: MEYQHILTKTGDDYVGEIILNRPKQWNAFNTAMASELDSALREFDRDRNVRVILLKGAGKAFCVGIDVSEFPGKTALEYRDWIDHMGKALVTMSRISKPVIAQVHGVAAAIGAGLVAAADLAIVSEDAKFGLTAINVGLNCIGPAVPVSRSVGRKRTLELLLYGDLIEAQKALEFGLVNKMVSMEELDQKAREWAAVLARKSPLAVQMAKKAFYTAADMDYYKASEYMTDNLARLCTTEDSKEGISAFLEKRQPQWKGR